The genomic window GCAGATTTTTTAGAAAAATATTTCTTCAGGAAATCAATAAAAGATCCATTTTTAAATTGGCGATATCCCGTGGCGTCCTCATCCAGCCACAATCTCAGCAAAGGATCTGTCATTAATTTCATGCCTTTCCGCTGAGCACGAATTGTGAATTCATAATCTGAAAGATAGTGTGGCAATAACCTTGGATAAAAACCGCCAATCTCAAAGAAATCCGAAACTCGTAAAAACAATCCTCTGGTTGACAGACAGTTTATTTCCTCCGGTATAGCTACACGTTCAAAAGCTAATTTACGCCAATCAACGTGTACGCCGGCATCAATTAATTCCCGAGTTTTTTGATTATAACACTGTGCTAATAGTAGTGTTTTTGAATATTTCCGAAGTAAATACATCGCTTTTTCTAGAAAATCAGCCTCGAAATTTGTATCATCATTAATTATCAGTACCACATCATTCAATGGCAAATTTTGAGACTTTAGCCATTCATAACCATGCTGGAGCGAACCCGCCCACCACCAATTACCATATCCTTTAAGTGTCGTGATAGATGAAATAAGTTTACGAACCATCTCTTCAGTACCATCTTTAGAACCGTCATCAATCAAAACCAAATGATACTGCCGAAATGTCTGGATTCTAAGACATTCTATAAAGCGTCTTGTCATATCCCGGCGGTTATGAACCGGAAGGAGGATATATATTTTCTCTGTCATTTTTTCCTCAAAAAAAACAGGTAATTATCTCCCATACCAAGTGCATCAAAAAAACGGGTGATAATATGATTCATTTTCGAGAGCCTGGAGAGCGCAACTAATTTGAACAAAACCTTTTCTTTAAAACCTCGATTCATAAGAGGCGACCAGAATATTGAAGGCTCGCCCATTTTAGGAAATGTTAACAAATGTACCCACTGATAATACAGCCATTCGGTGTTGGTAATCGTCTTAAAGCGCTCAAAGCTTAATCCTGCCTGTTCTGCTACAAGTTTCATCGAATTTACAGAAAAAAATTGACAATGATACGGTACGTGCCAGTTAATCCAATAACGACCAAATAATTTTGCACCCCACCCATTGGAATTAGGAGTACTCAAAATGGCAACGCCTCCTGGCTTTAATACTTTAGCAATACCACGCATAGTTTCCAGAGGATCGTTGACATGTTCAATAACCTGGTCCATAGTAATGTAGTCAAAGAAATTAGACTCGTACAAGTTTGAATCAAACAAACCAACGTGTATTTTGTATCCAAATTTATCAGCAACACGTCGGATATTTTCATCCACCTCGACACCGTAGGCATCACAACCACGGGATTGATGATATCCTAAGGTTTCACCTAATCCGCAACCAATATCCAATACACATACGTTTTTAGGCACCCAACGAAAAGCGGAACAATACGCACCATCAAACCAGGCCTTAAAACCATAGCGCTCTTGGTAAGGTTGGTAGTGTTTCAGATCAAACGTTGAGCGCGGGTAATAGTTGGAGTAAAGATTGCACAGCAACTCTGGAGAAAACTCCCCTTGCAAAGATGCATGCCCACAACTACTGCACTTCCAAATCGGAAATATCCCGGGATAACCGTAACGGTCATCGTAAAGTGTAAACAACCTGAAAAATTCTTGTAATCCACAAATACGGCATATTAATGTTCTATTATTCATCTATCAAAACGACCATTGACGACTGCGACATTTTCTTTATCTTAAATCCTCTTTTCATTGTATAGATGCCTGACATTCTCATATTGCAGAGCTTTTTGAGTCCAGCTTTTTATAGAAGCAATAAATCCGGTTTGTTCTGGACAAGGTCGGGCACCATGAGGGTCAAAGTCGCCAACTAAATTAGCAACCCGTTTCTTTACATCTTTTAAGTGTCTTATATAAGGCATATATAAAAGGCGTTTTACCTTATTCGAAAGATCATAACCGCCATTAGTGAGTTCCACAGTATTATTTTGGAAAAACTTCAGCGCATGATAATGAAAGAATACGATTTCAAACGCCCTGTCACTTTTTACTTCTTTTCCGCAAACTTGGCCTTGTTTCAAAAATACTTCGTATTGCTGAACATTCCAGGGGGCAACGCCGCCTCCTAGGTGCTCAAGCTCATGCACACCCCCGAATCGCGTTGTCCAATCATCAAGATACTTCTGATCCCCGCATTTTCCTTCATTGGGATTCAACTCACACGAATCGATGCATGCATGTCGCCACCATTTAAGGACTCTCAAACCCCGAACATCGTTCCTGAATGTCATGAATTGAACGCAATATTTTCCAGACGTTACGGTACTATCATACTTTGGAGTGTATCTGTGGGCCGTAATAATTACAGAATCGTTCTTCAGTTCGTCGAGAAGAACTTTCGGAGAAGAATAAAAGTAGGTATCCGCATCAAGGTATGTGCATTCGCGCAACCCAAATTTTTCAATAGAGTACAAGATTATTGACGGTGTGCAAGTCCAACAATACTCTGCACGTGTTCGTTGTCGCTTTATATTGATGAGTTCAATATCCTCAAACTCATGAAGAGATATTATCTGAGCATATTTAAAATCAAGTTTTGTCAAAGTCTTATAGCACAAATCATCAAAGGCGAATATATAAAGCCGGAAGTCTTTGCAATGCATTGCCAGAGATTCATACAATGCAACACCGCGGGACAGATAATTGGAATCAAAAAGGGTGCAGAAGTTAAGCATAGCTTTATCTATTTACTTCCTTCTATTTCTGAATATAAAACCTTTATCATTTGCAATAGTATCCTCTAGTTTTATTTGACCAGCCAGTGCATCAAAATCCACAACAAGTTCATAATCGTTTTTTAAAAAATCAAGAAATTTCATTTCACTTAAGAACCAGACTGGATAACTTGCCTCATAAATAGCAGGCGATACTTTTTGAACTGTAAGCCGATCTTTCCCTTTTGCTAAGAAAGGAGTCCTGTCAACAATTATGTAAGTAAAATTTAGATTCAATACATCCTGTAATAAAGCGTAGGGCCTTTCAAGATAAGGAAGAACACTGGATAGAACAATTGTCTCTGGATGCTGATCCTTAATACAATCGTCCATATTTTTATAGAATTT from Candidatus Brocadia sp. includes these protein-coding regions:
- a CDS encoding glycosyltransferase, whose protein sequence is MTEKIYILLPVHNRRDMTRRFIECLRIQTFRQYHLVLIDDGSKDGTEEMVRKLISSITTLKGYGNWWWAGSLQHGYEWLKSQNLPLNDVVLIINDDTNFEADFLEKAMYLLRKYSKTLLLAQCYNQKTRELIDAGVHVDWRKLAFERVAIPEEINCLSTRGLFLRVSDFFEIGGFYPRLLPHYLSDYEFTIRAQRKGMKLMTDPLLRLWLDEDATGYRQFKNGSFIDFLKKYFSKKSALNPLILTIFIALACPWQWKFPNWLRVWKGAVYQMIGFLRAALRKPIKVNLNEPHS
- a CDS encoding class I SAM-dependent methyltransferase gives rise to the protein MNNRTLICRICGLQEFFRLFTLYDDRYGYPGIFPIWKCSSCGHASLQGEFSPELLCNLYSNYYPRSTFDLKHYQPYQERYGFKAWFDGAYCSAFRWVPKNVCVLDIGCGLGETLGYHQSRGCDAYGVEVDENIRRVADKFGYKIHVGLFDSNLYESNFFDYITMDQVIEHVNDPLETMRGIAKVLKPGGVAILSTPNSNGWGAKLFGRYWINWHVPYHCQFFSVNSMKLVAEQAGLSFERFKTITNTEWLYYQWVHLLTFPKMGEPSIFWSPLMNRGFKEKVLFKLVALSRLSKMNHIITRFFDALGMGDNYLFFLRKK